A window of the Thermus thermamylovorans genome harbors these coding sequences:
- the ilvC gene encoding ketol-acid reductoisomerase, with protein sequence MKIYYEHDADLGFIQGKKVAVLGFGSQGHAHALNLRDSGVDVRVGLRPGSRSAARAEAAGLRALPTPEAVREADVVMVLLPDETQGKVYREEIEPNLKEGAALAFAHGFNVHFGQIRPRRDLDVWMVAPKGPGHLVRSEYQRGSGVPALVAVHQDASGSAFPTALAYAKAIGAARAGVIPTTFKDETETDLFGEQAVLCGGLTRLIQAGFETLVEAGYPPEMAYFETVHEVKLIVDLIYEAGLRGMRYSISNTAEYGDYTRGDLAVPLEETKRRMREILRQVQTGEFAREWMLENQAGQPVLEAGRKRWGAHPIEEVGARLRAMMPFLRARVLEEVG encoded by the coding sequence ATGAAGATCTACTACGAGCACGATGCGGACCTAGGCTTCATCCAAGGCAAGAAGGTGGCGGTGCTGGGCTTCGGCTCCCAGGGGCACGCCCACGCCCTGAACCTACGGGACTCCGGGGTGGACGTGCGGGTGGGGCTCAGGCCCGGCTCCAGGAGCGCTGCCCGGGCGGAGGCGGCGGGGCTTCGGGCGCTGCCCACCCCCGAGGCGGTGCGGGAGGCGGACGTCGTCATGGTCCTCCTCCCCGACGAGACCCAGGGAAAGGTGTACCGGGAGGAGATCGAGCCCAACCTCAAGGAGGGGGCGGCCCTGGCCTTCGCCCACGGCTTCAACGTCCACTTCGGCCAGATCCGGCCCCGGCGGGACCTGGACGTCTGGATGGTGGCCCCCAAGGGGCCGGGCCACCTGGTGCGGAGCGAGTACCAGAGGGGAAGCGGGGTCCCCGCCCTGGTGGCGGTGCACCAGGACGCCTCCGGTTCCGCCTTCCCCACCGCCTTGGCCTACGCCAAGGCCATCGGGGCGGCCCGGGCCGGGGTCATCCCCACTACCTTCAAGGACGAGACGGAGACCGACCTCTTCGGGGAGCAGGCGGTGCTCTGCGGGGGGCTTACCCGGCTCATCCAGGCGGGGTTTGAAACCCTGGTGGAGGCGGGCTACCCCCCGGAGATGGCCTACTTTGAGACGGTGCACGAGGTGAAGCTCATCGTGGACCTCATCTACGAGGCGGGGCTTAGGGGGATGCGCTACTCCATCTCCAACACCGCGGAGTACGGGGACTACACCCGGGGCGACCTCGCCGTCCCCCTGGAGGAGACCAAAAGGCGGATGCGGGAGATCCTGCGCCAGGTCCAGACGGGGGAGTTCGCCCGGGAGTGGATGCTGGAGAACCAGGCGGGCCAGCCCGTCCTGGAGGCGGGCCGCAAGCGCTGGGGGGCGCACCCCATCGAAGAGGTGGGGGCTAGGCTGCGGGCCATGATGCCCTTCCTGCGGGCGAGGGTACTGGAGGAGGTGGGCTAG
- the bshB1 gene encoding bacillithiol biosynthesis deacetylase BshB1, which yields MLDLLVLAPHPDDGELGCGGTLARAKAEGLSTGILDLTRGEMGSKGTPEERAREVAEASRILGLDYRGNLGLPDGGLADVAEQRLSLAAALRGLRPRVVLAPLEADRHPDHTAASRLAVAAVHLAGLGKAPLEGEPHRVERLFFYPGNHPFTPSFLVKISAFIDRWEAAVRAYKSQFSGEGVSETVGPKGVEARRALRRHWGNYLGVDYAEPFVSPLPVLCVPWSRA from the coding sequence GTGCTTGACCTTCTGGTCCTCGCCCCCCACCCCGACGACGGGGAGCTGGGGTGCGGGGGCACCCTGGCCCGGGCCAAGGCGGAAGGGCTTTCCACCGGCATCCTGGACCTCACCCGGGGGGAGATGGGCTCCAAGGGCACCCCGGAGGAAAGGGCGAGGGAGGTGGCCGAGGCCAGCCGCATCCTGGGGCTGGACTACAGGGGCAACCTGGGCCTGCCGGACGGGGGGCTTGCCGACGTGGCGGAGCAGCGGCTTTCCCTGGCGGCGGCCCTGAGGGGGCTTCGTCCCCGGGTCGTGCTGGCCCCCCTCGAGGCCGACCGCCACCCCGACCACACCGCAGCGAGCCGCCTGGCGGTGGCGGCGGTGCACCTGGCGGGCCTCGGTAAGGCCCCCCTGGAGGGGGAGCCCCACCGGGTGGAAAGGCTCTTCTTCTACCCGGGAAACCACCCCTTCACCCCCAGCTTCCTGGTGAAGATCTCCGCCTTCATCGACCGGTGGGAGGCCGCGGTCCGGGCCTACAAAAGCCAGTTTTCCGGGGAGGGGGTAAGCGAGACGGTGGGGCCCAAGGGGGTGGAGGCCCGGCGGGCCCTCCGGCGCCACTGGGGGAACTACCTGGGGGTGGACTACGCGGAGCCCTTCGTGAGCCCGCTGCCTGTGCTGTGCGTGCCCTGGAGCCGGGCGTAG
- the argC gene encoding N-acetyl-gamma-glutamyl-phosphate reductase, which produces MGLLGASGYGGGELLRLLKAHPGVELVGFSSRKHQGKPLAAAWPQLWDERPFASQEEVLERSEVVFLALPNGLAMEIAPRALAMGKRVIDLSGDFRLPPGVYEAWYGIPHQSPTLYREAIYGLPELHREEIREARLVANPGCYVTAATLALAPLAAAGALKGAFVVGLSGVSGAGREGEGTFYAEVNENLKPYRVGGTHRHIPEMERNLGRLLAQGRPVRTHGEAGEVRLAFTPHLVPMTRGILVTAEAEVEGDWRQEVLDELYGDFYAREPFVRVLREALPETKGTYGSNRVDLKPLYEARTGRVLVFAALDNLVKGMAGQAVQNLNLMMGFPEETALPKEGLWP; this is translated from the coding sequence GTGGGCCTCCTGGGGGCCTCGGGCTACGGGGGAGGGGAGCTCCTCCGGCTTCTGAAGGCCCACCCCGGGGTGGAACTCGTGGGCTTCTCCAGCCGCAAGCACCAGGGGAAGCCCCTCGCTGCCGCCTGGCCCCAGCTTTGGGACGAACGGCCCTTCGCCTCCCAGGAAGAGGTCCTGGAGCGCTCTGAGGTGGTCTTCCTCGCCCTTCCCAATGGCCTGGCCATGGAAATCGCCCCCAGGGCGCTGGCGATGGGCAAGCGGGTCATCGACCTCTCCGGGGACTTCCGCCTGCCCCCCGGGGTCTACGAGGCCTGGTACGGCATCCCCCACCAAAGCCCCACCCTTTATCGGGAGGCGATCTACGGCTTGCCCGAGCTCCACCGGGAGGAGATAAGGGAGGCGCGGCTCGTGGCCAACCCCGGCTGTTACGTGACCGCCGCCACCCTGGCCCTGGCCCCCCTGGCGGCGGCGGGGGCCTTGAAGGGCGCCTTCGTGGTGGGCTTAAGCGGGGTTTCCGGGGCCGGGCGGGAGGGGGAGGGCACCTTCTACGCCGAGGTGAACGAGAACCTCAAGCCCTACAGGGTGGGGGGCACCCACCGCCACATCCCGGAGATGGAGCGAAACCTAGGCCGCCTCCTGGCCCAGGGCCGCCCGGTGCGGACCCACGGGGAGGCCGGGGAGGTCCGCCTCGCCTTCACCCCCCACCTGGTGCCCATGACCCGGGGCATCCTGGTGACCGCCGAGGCGGAGGTGGAGGGGGATTGGCGCCAGGAGGTTTTGGACGAGCTCTACGGGGACTTCTATGCCCGGGAGCCCTTTGTGCGGGTGTTGCGGGAGGCTTTGCCGGAGACCAAGGGCACCTACGGCTCCAACCGGGTGGACCTCAAGCCCCTCTACGAGGCGCGCACGGGCCGGGTCCTGGTCTTCGCCGCCCTGGACAACCTGGTGAAGGGCATGGCGGGGCAGGCGGTGCAAAACCTTAACCTCATGATGGGTTTCCCCGAAGAGACGGCGCTGCCCAAGGAGGGTCTATGGCCGTGA
- a CDS encoding ABC transporter permease, protein MRKARTLLSVYLAYMLEYRAELFLWALAGALPLILLGVWTEAARGGDFPLSPGEFARYFLMVFLVRQATVVWVVWEFERDVVEGRLSFHLLRPLDPFFVHLAAHAAERLARLPFVVLLTLFFFWLFPEARFTPEPLPFLLGLLFTLLAFLLRFLMQYAVALLAFWSERASALEEVFFLLLLFLSGTIAPLEVFPEPLRHLALLTPFPYLVYLPAALLAGQEVALFPGVWVMLLWGVAFFLLGRLLWRMGLKHYSGQGA, encoded by the coding sequence ATGAGGAAGGCCAGAACCCTCCTCTCCGTCTACCTGGCCTACATGCTGGAGTACCGGGCGGAGCTCTTCCTATGGGCCCTGGCGGGGGCCCTGCCCCTCATCCTCCTCGGGGTCTGGACCGAGGCCGCCCGGGGAGGGGACTTCCCCTTAAGCCCGGGGGAGTTCGCCCGCTACTTCCTCATGGTCTTCCTGGTGCGCCAGGCCACGGTGGTCTGGGTGGTCTGGGAGTTCGAGCGGGACGTGGTGGAAGGCCGCCTCTCCTTCCACCTCCTGAGGCCCCTGGACCCCTTCTTCGTCCACCTGGCGGCCCACGCGGCGGAGCGCCTGGCCCGGCTCCCCTTCGTCGTCCTCCTCACCCTCTTCTTCTTCTGGCTCTTCCCCGAGGCCCGCTTCACCCCGGAACCCCTCCCCTTCCTCCTCGGGCTCCTCTTCACCCTCCTGGCCTTCCTCCTCCGTTTTCTCATGCAGTACGCGGTGGCCCTCCTGGCCTTCTGGAGCGAGCGGGCCAGCGCCCTGGAGGAGGTCTTCTTCCTCCTCCTCCTCTTCCTCTCGGGGACCATCGCCCCCCTGGAGGTCTTCCCCGAACCCCTCCGGCACCTCGCCCTCCTCACCCCCTTCCCCTACCTCGTCTACCTGCCCGCCGCCCTCCTGGCGGGGCAGGAGGTGGCCCTCTTCCCCGGCGTCTGGGTGATGCTCCTCTGGGGGGTGGCCTTCTTCCTCCTCGGGCGGCTCTTGTGGCGCATGGGGCTAAAGCACTACTCGGGCCAAGGAGCATAA
- a CDS encoding ABC transporter ATP-binding protein translates to MREAPAVLAQDLTKHYQVALKGESLLATLRHFFFRNYRTVKAVEGVSFAVYPGEVVGFLGPNGAGKTTTLKMLTGLIHPTRGQALVAGHVPWRREKAFLKKITLVMGNKQQLIWDLPAVDTFRLNAAIYEIPEAEFRRRVLELAEMLALTEKLHQPVRKLSLGERMKAELLAALLHRPQVLFLDEPTLGLDVNAQVAVREFVREYNRRFGATVLLTSHYMADIAALCERVLVIHQGRLLYDGALEGLLERFAPYREVGLTLKAPLPREALAPFGEVRELEGREARLLVPRERLTERVGEILNRLPVEDLEVREPPLEEVIARVFQNPVPAEGA, encoded by the coding sequence GTGCGCGAGGCCCCCGCCGTCTTGGCCCAGGACCTCACCAAGCACTACCAGGTGGCCCTCAAGGGGGAAAGCCTCCTCGCCACCCTGCGCCACTTCTTCTTCCGGAACTACCGCACGGTAAAAGCGGTGGAAGGGGTTTCCTTTGCCGTCTATCCCGGAGAGGTGGTGGGGTTCCTCGGCCCCAACGGGGCGGGCAAGACCACCACCCTGAAGATGCTCACCGGCCTCATTCACCCCACAAGGGGCCAGGCCCTGGTGGCGGGGCACGTGCCCTGGCGGCGGGAGAAGGCCTTCTTGAAAAAGATCACCCTGGTGATGGGCAACAAGCAGCAGCTCATCTGGGACCTGCCCGCCGTGGACACCTTCCGCCTGAACGCCGCCATCTACGAGATCCCCGAGGCCGAGTTCCGAAGGCGGGTACTGGAGCTCGCCGAGATGCTGGCCCTCACGGAAAAGCTCCACCAGCCGGTGCGCAAGCTCTCCCTGGGGGAGAGGATGAAGGCCGAGCTCCTGGCGGCCCTCCTCCATCGGCCTCAGGTGCTCTTCCTGGACGAGCCCACCCTGGGCCTGGACGTGAACGCCCAGGTGGCGGTGCGGGAGTTCGTGCGGGAGTACAACCGGCGCTTTGGGGCCACGGTCCTCCTCACCAGCCACTACATGGCGGACATCGCCGCCCTCTGCGAGAGGGTCCTCGTCATCCACCAGGGAAGGCTCCTCTACGACGGAGCCTTGGAAGGGCTCTTGGAGCGCTTCGCCCCTTACCGGGAGGTGGGGCTCACCCTGAAAGCACCCCTCCCCCGGGAGGCCCTGGCCCCCTTCGGGGAGGTGCGGGAGCTGGAGGGGCGGGAAGCAAGGCTCCTGGTACCCCGGGAGAGGCTCACGGAAAGGGTGGGGGAGATCCTCAATAGGCTTCCCGTGGAGGACCTCGAGGTCCGGGAGCCCCCCCTGGAGGAGGTCATCGCCCGGGTCTTCCAGAATCCGGTCCCGGCGGAGGGGGCATGA
- the cimA gene encoding citramalate synthase: MVEILDTTLRDGTQGEGISLSVDDKVAIARRLAAFGIPLIEGGWPGSNPKDAEFFRRMKGVDLGEARLAAFGATRRKGLLPEEDPSVLALLEADTPVVVLFGKSWTLHVLEALETTLEENLRMVRDTVAFFAKRGKRVVYDAEHFFDGYKEDPGYALATLEAAREGGADTLVLCDTNGGTLPEEVYAITKAVVERFPGVRVGIHPHNDAELAVANALAAVRAGATHAQGTVNGYGERCGNLNLTSFLPALVFKYKIPALPPERLRELKELSHFVDERANQTPNRRAPYVGEAAFAHKAGVHVSAVLKNPRTYEHIPPEWVGNSRRFLVSDVAGRSNLLAKLQELGVDLSREEAQRLLDEVKALEYEGYAFEGAEASFYLLAHRLRGGRLPFSVEGFSVFVHGSGLAAAWAEATVRVRVGESLQHTAAESPSGPVSALDKAFRQAVLQFYPELADVELTDYKVRILAGQEAGTGSGVRVMVEMRRGGERFGTVGASENILEASLKALTEGYAYALLYPVGEATPRGG; this comes from the coding sequence ATGGTGGAGATCCTGGACACCACCCTGAGGGACGGGACGCAAGGGGAGGGGATCAGCCTCTCCGTGGACGACAAGGTGGCCATCGCCAGGCGCCTCGCCGCCTTCGGCATCCCCCTCATCGAGGGGGGCTGGCCGGGGTCCAACCCCAAGGACGCGGAGTTCTTCCGGCGGATGAAGGGGGTGGACCTGGGGGAAGCCCGCCTCGCCGCCTTCGGGGCCACCAGGCGGAAGGGCCTCCTCCCCGAGGAGGACCCCTCGGTCCTGGCCCTCCTGGAGGCGGACACCCCGGTGGTGGTCCTCTTCGGCAAGAGCTGGACCCTGCACGTTTTGGAGGCCCTGGAAACCACCCTGGAGGAGAACCTCCGCATGGTCCGGGACACGGTGGCCTTCTTCGCGAAGCGGGGCAAGCGGGTGGTCTACGACGCGGAGCACTTCTTCGACGGGTACAAGGAGGACCCCGGCTACGCCCTGGCCACCCTGGAGGCCGCCCGGGAAGGGGGGGCGGACACCCTGGTCCTCTGCGACACCAACGGGGGCACCCTCCCCGAGGAGGTCTACGCCATCACCAAGGCCGTGGTGGAGCGCTTTCCCGGGGTGAGGGTGGGCATCCACCCCCACAACGACGCGGAGCTGGCGGTGGCCAACGCCCTGGCGGCGGTCAGGGCCGGGGCCACCCACGCCCAGGGCACGGTCAACGGGTACGGGGAGCGGTGCGGCAACCTGAACCTCACGAGCTTCCTCCCCGCCCTGGTCTTCAAGTACAAGATCCCCGCCCTACCTCCGGAAAGGCTGAGGGAGCTTAAGGAACTTTCCCACTTCGTGGACGAACGGGCCAACCAGACCCCGAACCGCCGCGCCCCCTACGTGGGGGAGGCGGCCTTCGCCCACAAGGCGGGGGTGCACGTTTCCGCGGTCCTCAAGAACCCCCGCACCTACGAGCACATTCCTCCGGAGTGGGTGGGGAATAGCCGCCGCTTCCTGGTGTCCGATGTGGCGGGGCGCTCCAACCTCCTGGCCAAGCTCCAGGAGCTGGGGGTGGATCTTTCCAGGGAGGAGGCCCAGCGCCTCCTGGACGAGGTCAAGGCCCTGGAGTACGAGGGCTACGCCTTCGAGGGGGCGGAGGCCAGCTTCTACCTCCTGGCCCACCGCCTTAGAGGGGGACGCCTGCCCTTCAGCGTGGAGGGGTTTTCCGTCTTCGTCCACGGCTCGGGCCTCGCCGCCGCCTGGGCCGAGGCCACGGTGCGGGTCAGGGTGGGGGAGAGCCTGCAGCACACCGCCGCCGAGAGCCCCTCGGGGCCGGTTTCCGCCCTGGATAAGGCCTTCCGCCAGGCGGTCTTGCAGTTTTACCCGGAGCTGGCCGACGTGGAGCTCACCGACTACAAGGTGCGCATCCTGGCGGGCCAGGAGGCGGGGACGGGCTCAGGGGTGCGGGTGATGGTGGAGATGCGCCGGGGTGGGGAGCGCTTCGGCACCGTGGGGGCCAGCGAGAACATCCTCGAGGCCTCCCTCAAGGCCCTCACCGAGGGCTACGCCTACGCCCTCCTCTACCCGGTGGGGGAGGCTACGCCCAGGGGAGGCTGA
- the argF gene encoding ornithine carbamoyltransferase — MAGDALTRPKDLLDFSAYGPKEVESLLLLAEGLKRERYRGEDLKGRVLALLFEKPSLRTRTTLEVAMLHLGGHALYLDQKQVGIGEREPVRDVAKNLERFVEGIAARVYRHETVEALARHARIPVVNALSDRAHPLQALADLLTLKEAFGGLSGLEVAWVGDGNNVLHSLLEVAPLVGLRVRVATPRGYEPDPSLLRRAGALLTHDPKEAAFGAHALYTDVWTSMGQEEERERRLRDFQGFQVNGELLALLHPQGLFLHCLPAHYGEETTEEAVHGPRSRVFDQAENRLHTAKAVLLALLG; from the coding sequence ATGGCGGGAGACGCCCTCACCCGGCCCAAGGACCTTCTGGACTTCTCGGCCTACGGCCCCAAGGAGGTGGAAAGCCTCCTGCTCCTGGCGGAGGGCCTCAAGCGGGAGCGCTACCGGGGGGAGGACCTGAAGGGCAGGGTCCTGGCCCTGCTCTTCGAAAAGCCCTCCTTGCGCACCCGCACCACCCTGGAGGTGGCCATGCTCCACCTGGGGGGGCACGCCCTCTACCTGGACCAGAAGCAGGTGGGGATCGGGGAACGGGAGCCGGTGCGGGACGTGGCCAAAAACCTGGAGCGCTTCGTGGAAGGGATCGCCGCCCGGGTCTACCGCCACGAGACGGTGGAGGCCCTAGCCCGCCACGCGCGGATTCCCGTGGTGAACGCCCTCTCCGACCGGGCCCATCCCCTGCAGGCCCTGGCGGACCTTCTCACCCTGAAGGAGGCCTTCGGCGGGCTTTCGGGCCTGGAGGTGGCCTGGGTAGGGGACGGGAACAACGTCCTCCACTCCCTCCTGGAGGTGGCCCCCCTGGTGGGCCTCAGGGTGCGGGTGGCCACCCCCAGGGGCTACGAGCCCGACCCCTCTTTGCTGCGCAGGGCGGGGGCCCTCCTCACCCACGATCCCAAGGAGGCCGCCTTTGGGGCCCACGCCCTCTACACCGATGTCTGGACCAGCATGGGCCAGGAGGAGGAGCGGGAGCGGCGCCTCCGGGACTTCCAGGGCTTCCAGGTGAACGGGGAGCTCCTGGCCCTCCTCCACCCCCAAGGCCTCTTCCTCCACTGCCTCCCGGCCCACTACGGGGAGGAGACCACGGAGGAGGCGGTCCACGGCCCCAGGAGCCGGGTCTTCGACCAGGCGGAAAACCGCCTGCACACCGCCAAGGCGGTCCTCCTCGCCCTGCTAGGCTAA
- the plsY gene encoding glycerol-3-phosphate 1-O-acyltransferase PlsY: protein MASALLALVLAYLFGSVPSGVLVARAYGVDLRRVGSGNIGATNALRALGPGPALAVALFDAFKGGIAVLLARAAGVEGALLGGVALAAVLGHNHSLFLRFRGGKGVATSFGTLLFLDPALALWTFPIGVSVTLLTRYVSAGSLAGGVAAVVLALALGRPPWLLLTVALMALLVFWTHRDNLRRLQAGTERRLGERAEIR from the coding sequence ATGGCGTCCGCGCTTTTGGCCCTCGTGTTGGCGTACCTCTTCGGGTCCGTGCCCTCCGGGGTGCTGGTGGCCCGGGCCTATGGGGTGGACCTCCGCCGGGTGGGCTCGGGGAACATCGGGGCCACCAACGCCCTGAGGGCCCTGGGGCCGGGCCCTGCCCTGGCGGTGGCCCTCTTCGACGCCTTCAAGGGCGGCATCGCCGTCCTCCTAGCCCGGGCGGCCGGGGTGGAGGGGGCCCTCCTGGGCGGCGTGGCCCTGGCGGCGGTCCTGGGGCACAACCACTCCCTCTTCCTCCGCTTCCGGGGGGGGAAGGGGGTGGCCACCAGTTTCGGCACCCTCCTCTTCCTGGACCCCGCCCTGGCCCTGTGGACCTTTCCCATCGGGGTTTCCGTGACCCTCCTCACCCGGTACGTGTCCGCGGGGAGCCTGGCCGGGGGGGTGGCGGCCGTGGTCCTGGCCCTGGCCCTGGGGCGGCCCCCCTGGCTCCTCCTCACCGTGGCCCTCATGGCCCTCCTCGTCTTCTGGACGCACCGGGACAACCTGAGGCGGCTTCAGGCGGGCACGGAGAGGCGGCTGGGCGAGAGGGCCGAGATTCGCTAG
- a CDS encoding 2-isopropylmalate synthase — protein sequence MEERHIRIFDTTLRDGEQSPGVALSLDQKLEIAHALARLGVDILEAGFPVSGPLEFEAVRRIAEEVRGPVIAALARTHTLDIDQAARALEKAEKPRIHVFTSASRIHLEHMLRKTEEEVLEMADRMVRYARRYVDDVEFSAQDVMRADWDFVKRLYEVAIEAGATTVNIPDTTGYGTPGEYGALIRRIRDEVVRGREVVISTHTHDDLGLATANALAGIENGAGQVECTVNGIGERAGNTSLEEVVMALYVRRDWYRAYTRINTREIYRVSRLVERYTGMPVPPNKAIVGDNAFAHESGIHQDGVLKHRSTYEIMDAELIGRRPAVIVLGKHSGRAAFKKALEDLGYGDLGEEDLKLLFARFKEIAEKKGPLSAEELQALVESEREPASHFFALEHVQFFSGSGLLPTATVKVKTPEGVKVATHTGDGPVDAVYKAIQEAIALRPELELYRVEAVTGSTEALGQVTVRLRLGELQAVGVGVSPDIIEASARAFLDAAGKLASGRATRHPPSLAEVQAGGAGS from the coding sequence ATGGAAGAGCGGCACATCCGGATCTTTGACACCACGCTGAGGGACGGGGAGCAGAGCCCAGGGGTGGCCCTTTCCCTGGACCAGAAACTGGAGATCGCCCACGCCCTGGCCCGGCTCGGGGTGGACATCCTCGAGGCGGGCTTCCCCGTATCCGGGCCCTTGGAGTTCGAGGCGGTAAGGCGGATCGCCGAGGAGGTAAGGGGCCCCGTCATCGCCGCCCTGGCCCGCACCCACACCCTGGACATCGACCAGGCGGCCAGGGCCCTGGAAAAGGCGGAGAAGCCCAGGATCCACGTCTTCACCTCCGCCTCCAGGATCCACCTGGAGCACATGCTGAGGAAGACGGAGGAGGAGGTCCTGGAGATGGCGGACCGGATGGTCCGCTACGCCCGGCGCTACGTGGACGACGTGGAGTTCAGCGCCCAGGACGTGATGCGGGCGGACTGGGACTTCGTGAAAAGGCTCTACGAGGTGGCCATCGAGGCCGGGGCCACCACGGTCAACATCCCCGACACCACGGGCTACGGCACCCCCGGGGAGTACGGGGCCCTCATCCGGCGCATCCGCGACGAGGTGGTGCGGGGCCGGGAGGTGGTCATCTCCACCCACACCCACGACGACCTGGGCCTGGCCACGGCCAACGCCCTGGCGGGGATCGAGAACGGGGCGGGCCAGGTGGAGTGCACGGTGAACGGCATCGGGGAGCGGGCGGGGAACACCTCCTTGGAGGAGGTGGTCATGGCCCTCTACGTGCGCCGGGACTGGTACCGGGCCTACACCCGCATCAACACCCGGGAGATCTACCGGGTCTCCCGCCTGGTGGAGCGCTACACCGGCATGCCCGTGCCCCCCAACAAGGCCATCGTGGGGGACAACGCCTTCGCCCACGAGTCCGGCATCCACCAGGACGGGGTCTTGAAGCACCGCTCCACCTACGAGATCATGGACGCGGAGCTCATCGGCAGGCGGCCCGCGGTGATCGTCCTCGGCAAGCACTCGGGGCGGGCGGCCTTCAAGAAGGCCCTGGAGGACCTGGGCTACGGGGACCTCGGCGAGGAAGACCTCAAGCTCCTCTTCGCCCGCTTCAAGGAGATCGCCGAGAAGAAGGGCCCCCTCTCCGCCGAGGAGCTCCAGGCCCTGGTGGAGAGCGAGCGGGAGCCCGCCTCCCACTTCTTCGCCCTGGAGCACGTGCAGTTCTTCTCCGGCTCGGGGCTCCTGCCCACGGCCACGGTGAAGGTGAAGACCCCGGAGGGGGTGAAGGTGGCCACCCACACCGGGGACGGGCCGGTGGACGCGGTCTACAAGGCCATCCAGGAGGCCATCGCCCTCAGGCCGGAGCTGGAGCTCTACCGGGTGGAGGCGGTGACGGGCTCCACCGAGGCCCTGGGCCAGGTGACGGTGCGGTTGCGCCTGGGGGAGCTCCAGGCGGTGGGGGTGGGGGTCTCCCCGGACATCATCGAGGCCTCGGCCCGGGCCTTCCTGGACGCCGCGGGGAAGCTGGCCTCGGGCCGGGCCACCCGCCACCCCCCCTCCCTGGCGGAGGTGCAGGCCGGGGGCGCGGGGTCCTAG
- a CDS encoding ABC transporter permease codes for MAPVRYLRVFLLFLRLSLAAEMEYRLNFLLGLLSSGLTLLGALFGLLLLYQGGYRPGGWAFEEALLVLAAFTLLQGLGSTLFAPNLNKIVEHVQQGTLDFVLLKPLDPQFWLSLRSFSPWGLGDYLLGFGLLLYAGGRLGLGPGDYLLFALYWALGAAMLYSLWFLLATTSIWFVKIYNVTEVLRGLLEAGRFPVGAYPALYRVFFTFVVPVAFLTTVPAEAALGRGEGVLWALALAASLLLLARGFFRFALRSYTSASS; via the coding sequence ATGGCCCCTGTGCGCTACCTCCGGGTCTTCCTCCTCTTCCTGCGCTTAAGCCTGGCGGCGGAGATGGAGTACCGCCTCAACTTCCTCCTGGGCCTCCTCTCCTCGGGTCTCACCCTTTTGGGCGCCCTCTTCGGCCTTCTCCTCCTCTACCAGGGGGGGTACCGGCCCGGGGGGTGGGCCTTCGAGGAGGCCCTTTTGGTCCTGGCGGCCTTCACCCTTTTGCAGGGCTTAGGGAGCACCCTTTTTGCCCCCAACCTCAACAAGATCGTGGAGCACGTGCAGCAGGGCACCCTGGACTTCGTGCTCCTGAAGCCCCTGGACCCCCAGTTCTGGCTCTCCCTGCGCTCCTTCTCCCCCTGGGGCCTGGGGGACTACCTCCTGGGGTTCGGGCTCCTCCTCTACGCGGGGGGGCGGCTGGGCCTAGGCCCCGGGGACTACCTCCTCTTCGCCCTCTACTGGGCCCTGGGGGCGGCCATGCTCTACAGCCTCTGGTTCCTCCTGGCCACCACCAGCATCTGGTTCGTGAAGATCTACAACGTCACCGAGGTCCTCAGGGGGCTTCTGGAGGCGGGGCGCTTTCCCGTGGGGGCCTACCCCGCCCTCTACCGGGTCTTCTTCACCTTCGTGGTGCCCGTGGCCTTCCTCACCACCGTGCCCGCGGAGGCGGCCTTGGGCCGGGGGGAGGGGGTCCTCTGGGCCCTGGCCCTGGCGGCCTCCCTCCTCCTCCTCGCCCGGGGGTTTTTCCGCTTCGCCCTCCGCAGCTACACCTCCGCCAGCAGCTAA
- a CDS encoding Uma2 family endonuclease, protein MATRYRFRVEEFERAFRDVPRVELLRGEVYQMSPIGPKHAFAVAQLDERLQEALRGKAVIMVQNPLRLCEDSEPEPDLLVLKPPLSRYRDRHPTPEDVLLLIEVADTSLGFDREVKLPLYAEAGIPEVWLVNLKEDLLEVYREPREGRYRAIRLLSPTEAASPLHFPEVSLPWA, encoded by the coding sequence ATGGCCACCCGCTACCGCTTTCGCGTGGAGGAGTTTGAGCGGGCCTTCCGGGATGTCCCTCGGGTGGAGCTTTTAAGGGGAGAGGTCTACCAGATGAGCCCGATTGGACCCAAGCACGCCTTCGCGGTTGCCCAACTGGACGAGCGTTTGCAGGAGGCCCTGAGGGGTAAAGCGGTGATCATGGTGCAAAACCCCCTACGGCTTTGCGAGGACTCCGAACCCGAGCCGGACCTCCTGGTGCTCAAGCCCCCCCTCAGCCGTTATCGGGATCGGCACCCCACGCCCGAGGACGTCCTCCTCCTCATCGAGGTGGCCGACACCTCCTTGGGGTTCGACCGGGAGGTGAAGCTTCCCCTCTACGCCGAAGCCGGGATCCCCGAGGTCTGGCTGGTGAACCTGAAGGAGGACCTCCTGGAGGTCTACCGCGAGCCCCGTGAGGGGCGGTACCGGGCCATCCGCCTCCTCTCCCCCACCGAGGCGGCAAGCCCCCTCCACTTCCCGGAGGTCAGCCTCCCCTGGGCGTAG